In Streptomyces sclerotialus, one genomic interval encodes:
- a CDS encoding amidohydrolase family protein — MTTPTVDVHAHVLLPEVDALVAGLPGHAEARALDARRNGRAALEVNGPMIGERIGRLTDVRARLAAMDAQGVDVQLVSPSPSHYHYWADEETAEQVYRLANEATATHCAAAPDRLRGLGLVPLQHPAHMVRALDHALAQGLAGVEISSHAPARELSDPAYEPFWSRAEETGAVVFLHPFGCTLDERLDQWYLSNTVGQPTENAVALSHLIFSGVLDRHPGLKVVAAHGGGYLPTHIGRSDHAWSARSDAGAGCAHPPSSYLKRLYFDSLVHDPYVLRELVRVAGADRVLLGSDFPFDMGTEDPVGALRAARLPEADFHAVRGGNASALLTLLSKE; from the coding sequence GTGACCACGCCCACCGTCGACGTGCACGCCCACGTCCTGCTGCCGGAGGTCGACGCCCTCGTGGCCGGCCTGCCCGGCCACGCCGAGGCCCGCGCCCTGGACGCCCGCCGCAACGGCCGCGCCGCGCTGGAGGTCAACGGCCCGATGATCGGCGAGCGGATCGGCCGCCTCACCGACGTACGGGCCCGGCTCGCGGCGATGGACGCCCAGGGCGTGGACGTCCAGCTGGTCAGCCCGTCCCCCTCGCACTACCACTACTGGGCGGACGAGGAGACGGCCGAGCAGGTGTACCGGCTCGCCAACGAGGCCACCGCCACGCACTGCGCGGCGGCACCCGACCGGCTGCGCGGCCTCGGTCTCGTACCCCTCCAGCACCCCGCCCACATGGTGCGCGCCCTCGATCACGCCCTCGCGCAGGGACTGGCCGGGGTGGAGATCTCCAGCCATGCCCCGGCGCGTGAGCTGTCCGACCCGGCCTACGAGCCCTTCTGGTCGCGCGCCGAGGAGACCGGAGCGGTCGTCTTCCTGCACCCGTTCGGCTGCACCCTCGACGAACGCCTCGACCAGTGGTACCTGTCCAACACCGTCGGCCAGCCCACCGAGAACGCCGTCGCCCTGTCGCATCTGATCTTCTCCGGTGTCCTCGACCGGCACCCCGGTCTCAAGGTCGTCGCGGCGCACGGCGGCGGCTACCTGCCCACCCACATCGGCCGCTCCGACCACGCGTGGTCGGCCCGCTCCGACGCGGGCGCCGGCTGCGCCCACCCGCCCAGCAGCTACCTGAAGCGGCTGTACTTCGACTCCCTCGTCCACGACCCGTACGTGCTGCGGGAGTTGGTGCGTGTGGCCGGCGCCGACCGGGTACTGCTCGGCTCCGACTTCCCCTTCGACATGGGCACCGAGGATCCGGTCGGCGCACTGCGCGCCGCGCGTCTGCCCGAGGCCGACTTCCACGCCGTACGCGGCGGCAACGCCTCCGCCCTGCTCACCCTGCTCTCCAAGGAGTGA
- a CDS encoding VOC family protein, whose protein sequence is MRLLTHLRHVDLAVPDYDKQLDFYAGVWGLTKVAEDSGISFLAAEGSPEQYVVRLRKADEKRLDLVSYGAASAADVDTLAERLLAGGVQLITQPGKVDTPGGGYGFRFFDVDGRTIEVSADVEVRQHRKIEEKEAIPVKLSHVVLNSPDLNRTREWYERHLGFALSDTLSSPHMGEVMHFMRISNQHHSMAIAQGPHTALHHVSFEMRGLDEYMRGSGRVMRAGYRKIWGPGRHMAGDNTFTYFLDPHGNTVEYTTELELLDEDTWHPHVYDFSQPEVTDQWGTANPMNELIAKESFNDPDRGCFVAPPV, encoded by the coding sequence ATGCGCCTGCTCACCCATCTCCGGCACGTCGACCTCGCCGTGCCCGACTACGACAAGCAGCTCGACTTCTACGCCGGCGTGTGGGGCCTGACCAAGGTCGCCGAGGACTCCGGCATCTCCTTCCTCGCCGCCGAGGGCTCCCCGGAGCAGTACGTCGTACGGCTCCGCAAGGCCGACGAGAAGCGCCTCGACCTGGTGTCGTACGGCGCCGCGTCCGCCGCCGACGTCGACACGCTCGCCGAGCGGCTGCTCGCCGGCGGCGTCCAGTTGATCACCCAGCCGGGCAAGGTCGACACACCCGGCGGCGGCTACGGCTTCCGTTTCTTCGACGTCGACGGGCGCACCATCGAGGTCTCGGCGGATGTCGAGGTCCGGCAGCACCGCAAGATCGAGGAGAAGGAGGCCATCCCGGTCAAGCTGTCGCACGTCGTGCTCAACTCCCCCGATCTGAACCGCACTCGGGAGTGGTACGAGCGGCACCTCGGCTTCGCCCTCTCCGACACCCTCAGCTCGCCGCACATGGGCGAGGTCATGCACTTCATGCGGATCAGCAACCAGCATCACTCCATGGCCATCGCGCAGGGCCCGCACACCGCTCTGCACCACGTCTCCTTCGAGATGCGCGGCCTGGACGAGTACATGCGCGGCTCCGGCCGCGTCATGCGCGCCGGGTACCGCAAGATCTGGGGCCCCGGCCGGCACATGGCGGGCGACAACACCTTCACGTACTTCCTCGACCCGCACGGCAACACCGTCGAGTACACCACCGAGCTGGAACTGCTCGACGAGGACACCTGGCATCCGCACGTCTACGACTTCTCCCAGCCCGAGGTCACCGACCAGTGGGGCACCGCGAACCCGATGAACGAGCTGATCGCCAAGGAGTCCTTCAACGACCCCGACCGCGGCTGCTTCGTCGCCCCGCCGGTCTGA
- a CDS encoding fumarylacetoacetate hydrolase family protein, giving the protein MRFAAYQHQQQHRVAVVDDDGTLYPVPGARSLTELITSGDGLAALLGTGTASLDVPPGPHVSQVRLLSPLQPASVRDFVTFEEHVEGVRRSVDGAAGVPEEWYAAPTFYFTNPHAIYGPGDDIPVPPGSAVLDFELEVAAVIGREGRDLTPEQARDHIIGYTVFNDWSARDLQSAEMKVGLGPCKGKDTATSFGPFLVTADELEPYRDDDGFLRLALTAEINGETVGKDLLSNMSWTFEEMVAYASRGTRVVPGDVLGSGTCGNGGCLAELWGRRGEQTPPPLKPGDTVSLTVEGIGTLTNTVVPGAGPVPLPTGRRRPRERP; this is encoded by the coding sequence ATGCGCTTCGCCGCCTACCAGCACCAGCAGCAGCACCGCGTCGCCGTCGTGGACGACGACGGCACCCTGTACCCCGTTCCGGGCGCCCGCTCGCTCACCGAGCTGATCACGTCCGGGGACGGGCTCGCGGCCCTCCTCGGGACCGGCACCGCCTCGCTCGACGTACCGCCCGGCCCCCATGTCTCCCAGGTGCGGCTGCTGTCGCCCCTCCAGCCCGCCTCCGTACGGGACTTCGTCACCTTCGAGGAGCACGTCGAGGGCGTACGCCGCTCCGTCGACGGAGCCGCCGGTGTACCCGAGGAGTGGTACGCGGCACCGACCTTCTACTTCACCAACCCGCACGCCATCTACGGGCCGGGGGACGACATCCCGGTACCGCCCGGCTCGGCCGTCCTCGACTTCGAGCTGGAGGTCGCCGCCGTCATCGGCCGCGAGGGCCGCGACCTCACCCCCGAGCAGGCCCGCGACCACATCATCGGCTACACCGTCTTCAACGACTGGTCAGCGCGCGACCTGCAGTCCGCGGAGATGAAGGTCGGCCTGGGCCCCTGCAAGGGCAAGGACACCGCCACCTCCTTCGGCCCCTTCCTGGTCACCGCCGACGAGCTGGAGCCGTACCGCGACGACGACGGCTTTCTGCGCCTCGCGCTGACCGCCGAGATCAACGGCGAGACGGTCGGCAAGGATCTGCTGTCCAACATGAGCTGGACCTTCGAGGAGATGGTCGCGTACGCCTCGCGCGGCACCCGGGTCGTCCCCGGTGACGTGCTCGGATCGGGCACCTGCGGCAACGGCGGCTGCCTCGCCGAGCTGTGGGGCCGGCGCGGTGAACAGACCCCGCCGCCGCTGAAGCCGGGCGACACCGTCTCCCTGACCGTCGAGGGCATCGGCACCCTCACCAATACGGTGGTCCCCGGCGCCGGCCCCGTACCGCTGCCCACCGGGCGGCGCCGTCCCCGGGAGCGGCCGTGA